A single Argopecten irradians isolate NY unplaced genomic scaffold, Ai_NY scaffold_0080, whole genome shotgun sequence DNA region contains:
- the LOC138311655 gene encoding uncharacterized protein isoform X1, translated as MRMYYLFLAFILESFKEFNITFQLLLFLLRALLFYSVVKADEFRIGYMAKEIRHLLGRFLGRFVKAKVIREADHFTKVEFDNINNQIPDSIVDIGPFCYAYIVDKEDSISPSLTNRILGSFRKFYCTVVDKMIKKFPFEDAVGLGTLTLLHGLMAHQ; from the exons ATGAGAATGTACTACTTATTTCTGGCTTTCATCCTAGAGTCATTCAAAGAGTTCAACATAACATTTCAGCTATTACTATTTCTTTTGAGGGCACTATTGTTTTATAGTGTTGTCAAG GCTGATGAATTTAGGATTGGTTATATGGCAAAGGAGATCAGACATCTACTGGGGAGGTTCCTGGGCAGATTCGTCAAGGCCAAAGTCATCCGGGAAGCTGATCATTTTACCAAGGTTGAGTTTGACAACATCAACAACCAGATTCCAGACAGCATTGTGGACATTGGACCATTCTGCTATGCATACATAGTCGACAAAGAGGACAGCATTTCCCCATCCTTGACCAATAGAATTTTGGG GTCTTTCAGGAAATTTTATTGCACTGTTGTAGACAAGATGATCAAGAAGTTTCCATTTGAGGATGCAGTTGGGTTAGGTACCTTAACCCTGCTACACGGTCTGATGGCACACCAATAG
- the LOC138311655 gene encoding uncharacterized protein isoform X2 has product MRMYYLFLAFILESFKEFNITFQLLLFLLRALLFYSVVKADEFRIGYMAKEIRHLLGRFLGRFVKAKVIREADHFTKVEFDNINNQIPDSIVDIGPFCYAYIVDKEDSISPSLTNRILGQDDQEVSI; this is encoded by the exons ATGAGAATGTACTACTTATTTCTGGCTTTCATCCTAGAGTCATTCAAAGAGTTCAACATAACATTTCAGCTATTACTATTTCTTTTGAGGGCACTATTGTTTTATAGTGTTGTCAAG GCTGATGAATTTAGGATTGGTTATATGGCAAAGGAGATCAGACATCTACTGGGGAGGTTCCTGGGCAGATTCGTCAAGGCCAAAGTCATCCGGGAAGCTGATCATTTTACCAAGGTTGAGTTTGACAACATCAACAACCAGATTCCAGACAGCATTGTGGACATTGGACCATTCTGCTATGCATACATAGTCGACAAAGAGGACAGCATTTCCCCATCCTTGACCAATAGAATTTTGGG ACAAGATGATCAAGAAGTTTCCATTTGA